GGACTGGAGACAATCCAGGAAGCCCGGGCCCGGGAGGCACGCGAGCGCCAGGCCGTGGTGGACCAGGCGCAGGACGGCAGCCAGCCCGAGGGGCAGGAACAGGCCCGGGCCGCGGATACCCCGGAGCGTTAGCATGCTGCAGCAGCCGGAACTGGGCGCGCTGCCCGAACTGTTTGAGGCCTATGTGGCCCGGCACCGTCTGGGCACGGCTGAGGATGCGCGCAACATTGAGCTCAAGCGCGAGCATTCCTGGCTGGTGATGGCCAATGCCCGCGCCATTGCCGATTCCCTGACCCTGCCCGATGTGCCGCGCCGCCTGTGTCTGGCCGCGGGATTGTTGCACGATTTCGGCAGGTTTCCGCAATATCTGCGCTACCGGACCTTTCACGACGGCAAGTCCGAAAACCATGCCCGCCTGGGCGTGCGGCACCTGCGCACGGAGCAGGCCTGCGCCGTCATGCCGGCTGCTGCCCGCCGGCAGGTGCAGGCCGCGGTAATGCTGCACAACCGTCGGGAGCTACCCCGGGGCATCTCGCCGGCGCTGCGGTGTCTGGCGGAGGTGGTGCGCGATGCGGACAAGCTGGACATCATCCGGGTCATGGCCGGGCATTTCAGCACGGCGGACACGTCCAATCCGGTGGTCACGCTGCACGTCAAGGAGGATCCGGAGCAGTACTCCCCGGATCTGCTGGCAGTCATTCTTTCGGGAAAAACAGGCGATTACACGGCCATGCAGTGGACAAACGACTTCAAGATCCTGCTATGTGGATGGGTGGGCCAGCTGCATTTTGCCCGCAGCAGAACGCTCCTGAGCGAGCAGGGCCACATCCAGACCTTGCTAGGAACCCTGCCGGACACTGCAGCCTTGCGCCAGCTGCGGGAAATGGTCCTGAATTTGTTGACATCGCCACTGCCCGAGCCTGCATGCGCACAGGCGTTGCGGCAGTGGCGATGTTGAGCGGCGGGCTTAGGCCCGCTGGCTGATCAGCCGTCCGGCAAGCTGCTCCAGCAGCTCCCCGGCTGTGGTGAAGATGAGGGGTTTCATGTTTCGTTCGCCCATCTCCACCGCCAGCGGTACCGCTTCGCCAAGATGCTTGGTCTGCTCGTAGGTGGCGTGTTGCATGCGCAACGAGTGGGAGATGTTGTTGCTGGAGAATTGTTCCCCATCCAGAACGAATTGCCATGCAAGATCGGTGTTCATTGCCATGATGAATTTCTCCGCGAGTGGCCATTGGGGGCAGCCGCCGGCGTTTCCCTCTTCAATGAACATGTAACCGCGCCTTGGGCGTCGGTCAAGCAGATGGGCGCAATTTGCCCGGCGGCGGACCGATGCGCGGCGCGTCATGGGTGATCATCATGCATGCTGTTTCCGCTCCGGCGCCGTCCCGCCGGTCCGCATTGGTCAAGCCGTTTTATGTGATGGAGATTCTGGAGAAGGCCCAGGCCATGCAGCGCGCCGGTCTCGACGTGGTGCATCTGGAAGTGGGCGAGCCGGATTTTGAGACGCCGCAGCCCATTCGTGATGCCGCGGAAAAAGCCCTGCGCGACGGGCACACCCACTACACCCACAGTCTGGGCCTGCCCGAGCTGCGCGAGGCCATCTGCCAGTGGTATCACGACCGGTACAAGGTGGAAGTGACGCCGGACCGCATCGCCGTGACCAACGGCGTCTCGCCAGCCATGCTCCTGGCCTTCTGCGCCATCCTGGA
This sequence is a window from Megalodesulfovibrio gigas DSM 1382 = ATCC 19364. Protein-coding genes within it:
- a CDS encoding HD domain-containing protein: MLQQPELGALPELFEAYVARHRLGTAEDARNIELKREHSWLVMANARAIADSLTLPDVPRRLCLAAGLLHDFGRFPQYLRYRTFHDGKSENHARLGVRHLRTEQACAVMPAAARRQVQAAVMLHNRRELPRGISPALRCLAEVVRDADKLDIIRVMAGHFSTADTSNPVVTLHVKEDPEQYSPDLLAVILSGKTGDYTAMQWTNDFKILLCGWVGQLHFARSRTLLSEQGHIQTLLGTLPDTAALRQLREMVLNLLTSPLPEPACAQALRQWRC